GCAGTGAAGTTTCTAATTGGGGTTTAAACTCCTTTCTCTTGCAGTTCTGCTGACATGTGCCATGGCCCAAGAGCGGCAGCCAAATGCAGACCCGAGCGCAGCCTCCACACGCCGGCTCCCACGGCAATTGTGTTTTGTGTCCCAGTGAGTTTGCATTGTCACACTCTGAGAGCAGCAGCGGGGAGGCCTGGGCCTCGCAGAgagccacagccctgggctgacAGGTTGGCAGGAGAGCTCACTAAACACACCCAGTCATTACTTTCTCATCTAAGCGAGTACGGTCACTTTCTCTTCAAAActaatattaaacatttttgtCAGTTTCTGACTTTTATTTCAACTGTGTGTGCatccctttgtttttccagcatGGGAACTTGACAGGCGGTCCGTGTCCCAGGTGGATGAGGACTGAATAatgcctggagcagcagaaagcGAGATATGTCTTGTAGGCACACCCTCGGTGCGTGAAGGCTTGTTCCTGTCACCTCATGGAATCTCAACCTCTGGGCCaagccctggggcagctgggTGGGCAGTACTGTTGACAGGACACAACTTTTGGGGTACAGATCAGATGTTGCTTTCCATCTTGGCAGCATTCACTGGATTTTGCACTGATTCCTTGGCATTTTGAGCTTTTAAATGCCAACAGCATTGGCTGCTGCAAAGATAAGAATGTGCTGCCCAGGTTGTAAGAGATTTTGAAAGCAGGGTGACATCAGCCACAGAAATTGCACCCCAAGCTGTTCAAAGGGAGTCCCAGGCACTTTCCTGTTTGTGCTCTGCTTGTAGCTTGACAGCTGAAAAACAGCCTGGAGTTTCAGAGGGGCTTGCTGGAGAGGTTCAGGAGGAGGGAAAATGCTGCAAATACAGGACATTTTCCAGAGGCTTGGATCTGGAGAAGGTAAGGGCTAGAGGGATGGGTGGGGGCTGTTAGCACTTAGCTGTAGAAGTGGAGGGGGTTTGAAGTGAGCTCAGAGCTGGTGCTTGGAAGGGGTCAGGTAAGGAAAGGATCCTGTAGCAAAGCCagccccaggtgccacatctgcaGATGTGACCCTGTGAAGGAGATCTGCAGAATCAGGCTCCTTCTGGGAGCTAATTAAAACCTGGTGGGGAAATTCCATCTGAGCTCACAACAGCTTTCAGTTAGACTTAAAATCCCTGTTCTTTCCTGTTCATAGCCTTTAACTGGGGTGATGCAGCATTTGGGGGAGCCCAGCCAGGTCTCTGGGTCTGAGGCTGcccaggagcagtgctgtgccctgcagctctTGTGCTGAcgagcagggcaggagcatTTGCAGTCACATCTCTCATGGCATCGCTTCCCTCTTCCAGAGTGAAAAACAAGTATTTCCACTGGCTTCCCAGCATGCCAGACAGCAGACATTGAGCAGAGACCTCGGAGATGTTTGGAGAGGAGTTAGCAGCCACATGAAAGCAGCGGAAAACGTGCTCCCAGCCCCTTTGAGGGCTTTGCAGCTCCGGAGGCAGGGATCCCACCAGCATCCTTTGCTCAGGGCTTTCACTTCACAGGGTGCAGCCAAGTCTcccaagaaggaaaatattcaaagaCGCTGACAACTCCTTTAAGCCTCACGAGTCTTGTGGTGAATGGGATTATTCAAACCAGGCTTAGTAGGGAGCAGTGTCCTTGCAGTGATGCCGAAAAAGCTTCAGGATCTGAAACCCACACTGACCATGGCACTGGCTCGTGCACTGGGAAAGGGAGCCAGCTCTTTACCAGTGCCTCTTGCCTTTCTTCTTGTGttcctgtgaggagcagagctgagcttgtGTACAGCCTTCTGACAATCCTGAATTAGGTACTGAGAGTCCCAAGCAGGAGTTTGGGAAAAGAACCATATCATTTTACAGTGCTATTTTCTGGGGTAAAACCAAGGAGAGCCAGGGAGGGGAAGCACCCTGGGTAAAGAGGTGTTTCAGAAGTAAAGATTTGCTTTGTAAGGTGTTTAAAAAGGACTGGGAGCAAGAGAAAAGCTAGATTATCTGGTGGCAGTGGGGTCTTCCCTGTGCTGAGGCCTCTGTGGTGTGTGGAAGGGCTCTGACCCCCTGTCATGCTCTTGAACAGCTTCAGGGATGTTCAACCTCCAACCCTCAGGCTGGGGCCACATTTGAGAGTATTTCCCTTACAGAATAAACCCAGAACTAAAACTTCCCCTGTGCAGGGTGGGGATGCTGTAAGGGTGCAGACTGGGGAGAAAACCTGCCAATAATAACAATACTGACATTCCTAATAAACCATTGCTGGTCTctctcaaaaatacattttcttgaaCTGTATTTCCAGCTTGgcaaagaaaactaaattttctGACAGGAATTTCCACACAGTCATGCcatgaggaaggaaggaaacaaaaacaaaaaaaaaaagctgaaagaattagtttgtttaaaaaatatgttcaataaaaagcactttttttctttggaagggctgaagagaggaggggaaggggtgGATAAATAAGAAACTGCTGTGGTAggccaggaaaagcaaagactgGCAGCAGAACCCGTGTTGGCTTTGTTACAGTGTGAAGGGCAGGGACAGACATGTTTTAATCCTGGATACTGGGCCTTCAGTAAATCATTCCTTGTGCTGTGCAAAACCGCATGGGAATTCTGTATCCTCCCTGTGATACTTCCCATCCTGTGTGGAGCCCGGGTCCAGCTCAGTGAAGGACCAGGGCAGAGCCCTGTGCTTCTCCCCGCTGGCAGGGCAGGTCTGGGCCAGCTGGGAGCGCTCTCGTTCAGGGGTCCTGGTGCCTGTGGGTTCTGCAGGAGGGCAAACAACACCTACATAGGTGTTTTCCCCCTCTCCGAGGTCCATGAACCAAGGATGCAGGATGCTCTGGGTTTGGAGTGACTGTGTGTGGTGTCCTGGAACAGTGCTGATGTGTCATGGGGACTGACTGGAGGCACACCCCTGCACACCCCCCAAGCACATCCCCAAGGTCCCTTCTGGCCGCTCAGagctctgccctctgctccATCTGGATCCATTGGGAATACAAACAAGCTCTAGCACCACCCCCCTGCCCTTTGGGCCACCTCAAATAGCTGGAGCGAGGTAAACCTGACAAGTTTTTATATGTACAGAGATGCTCATCAATCCCCCCTCCCGCACCTCAAGTCCCCCAGTAAAAGCCAACCaaaagagcatttaaaattaaaaaaaaaaaaaccaaacccaaaccaacaacaatTGACCTCCCCCCCacctcaaaaaacccccaacccagTCCCCAACTGGGTCTCAGGTGGCAAACGGGGATGTGCCACGTCCCCAGGTGTGGTGGAGATGCGATAAAGTGACCTCTTCAAAACAGGGTGTGGGGGGAACCAGGCCCCAGGCACTGTCCTGTGCTCCTCCAGCTCGCTCCGGCCAGCgctggggacaggacagggaatCAGTAGTACGAGCtggcccaggctgtgccctggggacaGTCCTGGAGTGTGGCCCAGACACCGGGGTGACAGTTCATCGGTAAAAAGCTAAAAACTTGGTGGGGGCTGGCAaggagggcagcagaggggaggaggCACTGACTCCCCCGGCCACCATGTCCCCACTGGTGTCCCCACGGCCGGCGGGTGCCCTTAGGACTCCGAGGAGGAGTGGGAGACGCTCTGGAGCAGCGATTTGTAAATGGCAGAGTTCAGGAAGCGGGGGTAGGAGTCTCTGTGCATCAGCGTGTAGATCTGGAGCTGTGCGTCGTCGAAGGTATGCGAGGACGGCTCCTGCATCTTCCGGTTGATGACCTCCCGCACCCGCGAGTCCAGGCTCACCTGGGAGGCATGGAGAGAAactggggctgggggacaccCAAGGACaaacccccagccccagcacccatCCCTGCACCTGCTCTCATGGGAAATTGGGTATCAATGCGGCACCAGATGTAGGGAGACCACAGTGTGCTCCATCCCAGAGGACATTGGCATTGGAGCCCTGGTGGTTGAGGAGGGTTGCAGGGAGAAGTGAGGAGCTCTCTGGGTGCCCTCTGTGTCCCCcggctgggcacagggaggtggGTTGGGGTGGTCCCGCCCTGGGTACCCCCACTCCGAGGATGCTGCAGACCGGGATGCAGCATTTCCTCGGCCCGCTGGTGCCCTCGTGAGGTCTCGGCCCCGCAGCACAACCCGGCCCGCGGTCCCACTGCCGGCAGCGTCCCAGGGGTTTTGAGAGCTGGATATCCCCTTCCCACCGCTGTAACCCTGCCAAACTCCTCCCAGGACTGTCACAGGGCTCTGGCGGCAGCTGGAACAGAGACCTCTCCCTAAGagccctccccagctccattttAGCCTGAGCCCTCCCCTCAAAGGCTCTGCCTCCTACCTCCTTGGGAGAGAGGATGGAGATGTAGTCCTCGTAGATCATCCTGGCCTTCTCGTCGATGGTGTGCTTGTTGCACTCGGTTTTGAGCTCCTCACATGCCAGCCAGAAGAGCATGTTCTCCTCGCTGTACTCAGTCCGCAAAAACTCCCGGAAGACGTTGCGCCCCGCCGGGCTCTTCATCAGCTTGTCAAAGGactgtgcccagccctgcacctcCTCTGGCGTGGGTTTGGCGCTGGCAGGTCCGGGGGAAGGCAAGAGGATGGCGTTACAGCTGGCCAGGGATCCCACTGCGTCCCTCCTGCTCATCCCTGGTCCCATCCCAGAGGAACTGTGCCCCAACACCTCTCCCTGTGGCTGCACGATGCTTTTGGCAGTGGATCTAAAGGGCAGGATGAGGTCTGAAATCTGCTGAGGTTTttccatgcctcagtttccctttgCAATGGGCCCAAGGGCAGAATCACAGTAGGATTCAGCCTGTGGCTCCAGGGTCTCTGTTTCTTGGTGAGAactggggaggagctgctggacacaACACCAGGAACCCCTGAGCCCTGGTGCCCTGACCCTCTGCCCTGTGTGTATCCCAGGGGCAGGACACAGCGCTGGCTGCCATGGAGGATGGCAGAGGGGACAGTGCCATGCAGTGCTCGTCCCCCTCCACTGCACTGCCCCTGCACTCACCACGCTTCACAGTTTGGGATGGTCTCCAGTTTGGTCTCCCGGGATGCTCTCCATGCTCGCTCCCGGTCCTCGTTCCTAACGGGGAGACAGAGAGGTAGTCAGGAGCACTGGGGACATGTGCAGACCCCACCTTGACCCCTGATCACTCAATCTCCTCCATGGGCACCAGCACCCCCCACCCATGCCTTCCCCATACTTGCTGCCCTGGTGGCACCCTGGTTCCCTCGTGCAGTTTTGCTGTCACCATGTGAGGGTGTCCCTGtgctcaggcactgctgtggcACTGGTCCCACTCCACCACCCGGGCCGTGTGCCAGGGCCATGTGCCAGGGATGTGTGCCAGGACTGAGCTGAGCCGGAGTGGCCACAGCAGCCGGCAGAGGTCAGTGCTGGATCGGCCCAAGGCGAAGCTGTCGTGAACTGTCACGAATAATCACCAATAAATAAACGAGGGCTTATTGGTGATGTGCCAGCACCAGTCCAGCCCGCAGGCAGATAGCGGGATAGAGGGGTTGGGGCTTGGGGATGTGGTgttcctgtccctgtgtccccttgcccctgggggtgctggtggcacaAGTGGAGAGCAGCCATCAGCCAACTTCCCCTGGGCCCTTGAATTTCGGTGCCCGGCACTGACCGCAGCCCTTCCTGCTTGCGACACCGTCCCTTGCTGCTCGCACAAGACTGGCTGTGCAAACCTCTGCCCCAGCATGGGCAGCTGGCATGGGTGAAGCTGTGGGCATGTCCCTGGCTGTGACACCCCCAGGGCTCACTGCCTGCCATGCCTGAACCCCACTCAGCAAGCAGCACCACTTGCTCCAGGAACAGGATATAGGAGGGATATCTGTCGCATCTCTGAGATTTCTGCTCCATCTCTGCTCACAGGCTCTTGCCGAGATGAAGGAGAGACACAGGGAATGCCACCAAGCCAAGGGCAGTGTCTAGGAAGGAGATGCATGGGGCTCAGCTTCAAGGTTTGTTCCTCCTCCAAGCTCGCTGCTCTTGGTGGCTGTAAAGACCAAAGCTGCTGCAAAGCCCGGAGCCATCAGCAATCTCTGAGTGAGCAGATGCTGAGGAAGAAGAGCAGATGGGCTCTCCAAAATCTGGGATATCCAGAGAATAAGGAGCTGGAGATCCTCAGCAAGGACAGGAGATGCAGATGGAGGCAAGCAGCTGGTTCCATCCTTGGCTTTGGTcagtgctgggagggcagggccGGACTCTGCACCTGCTGCTCCAAGGCAGAGCTTCCCAGAGGGCTCGTATGGACCAGGGCCATCCCTCCCTGGAGACCAtctgggcagcactggggagtcccactgctgctttctgctctaTGTATTCTAAAAGATTTGGCTCATGAACAGGAGTCACAGTGCACCCAGGCTCAGCTGGGGCTCACCAGGCTCAGTGCTGGGGGGAGCCTCACGCCACAGCACCACTGGTACCCATCTGCTCCAGTTCACACCTGTCTAGCCATGCACCTGTCCTGCTCTCAGCTCCCAACCCAACGAGCACACAAGGGGTTCAGAGGCTCAGCTCAGGGAGCAGGGCCATCTCCATTCTAGCTGCCCTCCAGCACCCACTGCCCATGGCTTGGGTgccacagctgcactgcagggaaCCCAGCAGTGGGGGCAGCTGTGGGACCCCCCTCCTCAGACCTGGTCACCTGCTCAGGAAGCAGTTGCATCCAAGCACTTGGTGCTGCACAAAGCACAGAGGAACAACACCACACATGCGATCCCTGcacccctggcagtgtccaagaccagggcttggagcaacctggtctagtgtaagctgtccctgcccatggcagggggttgggacgagatgatctttatgatcccttccaacccaacgCTTTCTACAATTCTATGACCTCCCTGCCTATGGGCTGACGAGGTGGGCGATGCTCACTGACCCCACAGGAGCCAGGGCCAGGTGGGCAGTGGGACGTACcatgagcagctgcagcagcagcaccagcagaagcagcaggcGTTGGGGCGGTGGTTGCTGGCGGGTTGCACCGTTGTCGGAGAAGTCTCATGCCGGGACATCGGAAGGGGTGACTCTGCGGACGCCGGTCCTGCGTACTGAAAGGCAGGAGGGTGGAGAGGGTCAGGGAGCTGCCAATGATCATTCCCCACCTTGTGCAAGCACACAGAGGTACAGGAGGGACCCCTGCGCAGTGACTTGCTGTGATTTAGTTTTGGCTCCTGCTTGCCACCCTGGCTCCCCGCTCGGTCACCCCTCACCTGCGTCCCAGCCTCATACACGGTGCACGGGGTTGGGTCGTGCTTCAGGGGCTGTTCTGCCGCTCTCAGctcctcccagcctgcaggCGAGCCGTGAGACCCCCTGGCTAATGTCCCTGCCGCCTCCTGGATGGAGcctgtggggagggagaggagcagcaccaCGTTACTGCACAGAACCCCCAGCTTCgagcagctctgggggctgCTTGACACTGGGGAAAGCCCTGGGCAGGAGGCAAgtgagggcagggcagcaggcagAAAGTGCAAGAAAAGGAAGTGAGAAGGAAAGTAAAGAGGAAATACATCAGGACATGCTCTTCCAGCCCCATGCTTTGCCTGGGATTCCATCCCACACTTTGGGGATGCTGTGGGGCTCGCTGCAGGCAGCAGATGGGCTTGGCAGGGTGAGGGGCTCAGTGCTGGCCCTGCACATCCCTGGCCGTGCCCTGTGCCATGAGGAAGGGTGGCTGAAATCCCAGTTGTCTTCAGGCACAGGATGGGGAAGTCAGAGCTGCTCCACGGCATCATGTGAGTGGAAGGAAacagggtggtggtggtgagtTTTCACAGCTCCTGGCATTAAGCCAAACCTTGTCCCATGCcacctgcctgtccctgcctgtaccactggctcagcctggagcagggatgctcctgggcAGGAGTGATGGTGGGTGCTGGGCTCAGCATGGGCAGGGGTTATGTCATGGCCACAGCTGGCTCTACCTCCCTGTGCCTTGCCAAGGGTGATTGGGCAGCAATCGtggtccctcccctgccagaaggaaggaatgggagcagtggcagcaggcagggagagccccCAGACATCTCAGCCTCAGCATCCCCACCTTGAGCAGCCCCAGGTCTCATCACCTTGGGTCTGAGTCTTGCTGTGGACACAGCAAGGGGACAGAGCCAGGGTATGGGATGCAGCTGGAGACACAGCTGTCCCCAGAGCCCTCCGTGAGCCCTGGGGTCAGAGCTCccctgttcccagcacagccatcaCCCAGCAGTGCTTTCCTGGGCCCTCACAAACCCTCCCAGGGTCCCAGTGCTCCCACAGGAACGAAAAAGGAGAGTCTGTGTTTCACTCCCAATTGTCCCTATTTATAGCCCCGAGTGCTGGCAGGACGGCTGTGACTGTCACCCGGTTCAGCAGCACCTCCGCTCCCTCTCGCACCGTGCTGCCTTCGGATCCATTGAACCCCCgactttttccctttcctttgcttccccTGGCCCAACCATCTTCCACTCCCAGcatccttcctcctgctgcccacccacATCCCACTGCTCATCCCAGCACTGCCGCGGGCTGTGGCACCAACAACAGGAACTGGTGCTGAGGCTGTGGGAACAGCGTGAGCAGGAGGACAACCTGAAGACTACGAAaaccctgctccctcccagctcaccctggctctgccacagccctgggctATGGAAAGGTTGGATTGGGGGTGACTGAGGAACCGGGATGTGGGGACATCCAGGTACTTTGCTTCGCTCCTTGGCAAGAGCTGACCCGCAAGCGGCTGAGCCAACACAccctggagaggcagcaggagggggtggCATCCCCTGGCAGGAGCATCCCCTTCCCATGCCaagggctgtgctcagcacccagccaggagcaggatcAGGTCGCTGCCCACGCTGGGTGCTGTGGGACACACCCAGGGCCATTCCAGAGGAGTGAGCTGTGCCCCGGGGAACTGTGG
The nucleotide sequence above comes from Corvus cornix cornix isolate S_Up_H32 chromosome 20, ASM73873v5, whole genome shotgun sequence. Encoded proteins:
- the RGS19 gene encoding regulator of G-protein signaling 19 — protein: MMPWSSSDFPILCLKTTGISATLPHGTGHGQGCAGPALSPSPCQAHLLPAASPTASPKCGMESQAKHGAGRACPDVFPLYFPSHFLFLHFLPAALPSLASCPGLSPVSSSPQSCSKLGVLCSNVVLLLSLPTGSIQEAAGTLARGSHGSPAGWEELRAAEQPLKHDPTPCTVYEAGTQYAGPASAESPLPMSRHETSPTTVQPASNHRPNACCFCWCCCCSCSWNEDRERAWRASRETKLETIPNCEACAKPTPEEVQGWAQSFDKLMKSPAGRNVFREFLRTEYSEENMLFWLACEELKTECNKHTIDEKARMIYEDYISILSPKEVSLDSRVREVINRKMQEPSSHTFDDAQLQIYTLMHRDSYPRFLNSAIYKSLLQSVSHSSSES